CGGCCCGCTCGGGGTGGGCACGGCCGTAGGCTGCCAGCGTAAGCTTAAATCGTCGCTTACATCGAAATCGTGGAGGTGCGCATCCACCAGCGCGTCCAGCATTTGCAGGGCGTAAGCGCCCGCAATGTAGGCAACAAACACGTCGCGCTGGGTGCGGTAGAAGTTAAGCGCCTGCTGCTGGCCAGCATCGGTAGTGAATGTACTTGACCGCGGCCCCGTATCGGGTAAGCCTGCCCGGCGCGCGTTGTACCCGTCGCGAAACTCGCGGTAGCGGTCGAGGTAGAACAGCTCCCCGGCAATGGTACCACCTAGGGCGCCGTATACCAGCGGCAGCTTCCAGTACTTGCGGTTGTACACCTGCCCGGCGCCGGGCAGCACCGCGGCCAGTATCAGGGCTTTGGTGGGGCGGCTCACCCGCAGGCCCAGCAGCCGCTCGCGGCGGCGCAACGAGTCGGGCACGGTGGGGCCGGCCGCTACCTGCGCCGAGTCGGAGCCGGCCGTTACGGTTTGGGCCGAAGCGGGTGCGGAAAGACAAAGCAGCCCCACTGCCATAAGCAATGGGGCTACCGATAGGCGTATAGCGAATGGGTTGCTCATAAGTGCCACCCTCAACGTGGTTAGGCCGGTTGCAGTATGCTGATGATGCGGTGCATGTCTTCGGCCGAATCGAAGCTGATGCGAATTTCGCCGCGGCCTTGCGCTGTGGGCTTCACTTGTACGCGCGAACCAAAGCGGTCGGACAAGAAACGCTCGGCGCGTTTGGCTTCGGCCGGCGGCACGGGCAACGCATCCTCGGCGGGCTGGGGCTGGTTGGGCTTGGCCGCTACCGGCACGCCCTGGCGCACCAGCTGCTCGATGCGGCGCACCGACAGCTCCTCGGCCACAATGCGGTTGAACAGGTTAAGCTGGTGCTGCGCATCCTCCACGCTCAGCAGCGCGCGGGCGTGGCCCATGCTGATAACGTTGTCGCGCAGGCCGATCTGGATATCGGGCGGCAGCTTCAGCAGGCGCAGGTAGTTGGTTACGGTCGAGCGGTTTTTGCCCACCCGGTCGCCCAACTCCTCCTGCTTCAGGTTGCACTCGCTCACCAGGCGCTGGTAGCTCAGCGCAATTTCGATGGCGTTGAGGTTTTCGCGCTGGATGTTCTCGATCAGGGCCATTTCCAGCATCTGCTGGTCGTCGGCCTTGCGGATGTACGCCGGAATAGTCTCCAGGCCCGCGAGGCGCGAGGCCTGCAAGCGCCGCTCACCCGAAATCAGCTGGTATGCAGCGGGGCCGGTTTGGCGCACGGTAATGGGCTGAATAATGCCCTGTACCCGAATGCTTTCGGCCAGTTCCTGCAGCGCTTCCTGATCGAAGTGCGTGCGTGGCTGGTAGGGGTTCGCCTCGATTTGCTCCGTAGGAATAAACCCTACCGAGTTAACCGGGTGCGGCACCAGCCGTTCGCTCTTTTTCTCGTAGCTACCCTCGATGAGGGCGTTCAACCCGCGGCCCAGGCCACCCACGCGGCGCTTGGCCAGCGGCGTCTGGGCGGTTTTCTCTTCGTGCTTCTCTGACATACTCACTCTGAGGCCCTAGGGCCAGACGGCGGCCGAAGGGAAATCAAAAATAGCACAAACCCCCCGGAAGAAATCCACAATTTTTGTGGAACATTGGTGGATAAAGTATTTAACGATTTGCAATACAGGATGTTATCCGTGGAACAATTGTTTCTCGCGGTTCGCGAAAAACACGACTGAGCAGCTTTGAACCGAGCGTAAGTGCTTCGGAAACAGCCCGAAACGCGCGCAGTGCCCGGCCGCGCTACAACTGCTCGCGCACCAGCGTAAGCACGCGCTCCATCTCGTTGCGCACGGGGCCGGTTTCGGCCAGGTGGTTGTTGTTCAGGAAGCTGAAGGCCAGCAGCTGCCCCGAGCGCGTGCGCAAAAATCCGCAGAGGTTGTGCGCGTTGGTGAGCGTACCGGTTTTGCCCCAGAGCCACGGCCCCGCCGGGTCGAGGTACACGCGGCGCAGGGTGCCTTGCCGCCCGCCGGCCGCCAGCAAATCGAACAGGCGAGCTTCGGGTACCAGCTGGTGCAGTTTCAGGAGCACGGCCACCTGGTTGCGCGGGGTGGTGAGGTTCTGGCGCGAGAGGCCCGAGCCATCAACCCAAGCCAGCGAATCGGGCAAATCGTGCAGCCACTGCTGGCGGGCATAAGCAATTACGCGGGCTACATTCAGGCTGTCGTGGCCGAGCTGGCTCGAGCAGAGCAGCATGGTTTGCTCGGCCAGCAGGTTATCGCTCACCCGCACGGTGCGTCGCAGCAGCGAATCGATGCCTACGCTGTAGTACGTCCTAGGTGTTTCGTGGGGGCGCAGGCGCCAGGGGGCAGGGCGCACCTTCCGCTTCAGGGTATCGGCAAGAAGAGTAAGCAGCAGCTCGCGGCTGGTCCTGAACGGCGACTCGTCGGACCAGG
The sequence above is drawn from the Hymenobacter sp. YIM 151858-1 genome and encodes:
- a CDS encoding DUF5683 domain-containing protein; amino-acid sequence: MAVGLLCLSAPASAQTVTAGSDSAQVAAGPTVPDSLRRRERLLGLRVSRPTKALILAAVLPGAGQVYNRKYWKLPLVYGALGGTIAGELFYLDRYREFRDGYNARRAGLPDTGPRSSTFTTDAGQQQALNFYRTQRDVFVAYIAGAYALQMLDALVDAHLHDFDVSDDLSLRWQPTAVPTPSGPAAGVALTFTLRPGHSPAVPRRF
- a CDS encoding D-alanyl-D-alanine carboxypeptidase/D-alanyl-D-alanine-endopeptidase; protein product: MFACLACAARAQPTQSATNPAAWLLPELQNSAVLRQHHVGFQLTDVATGQTLASWQADKYFVPASTHKLLTLYTALRILPDSVPALRYVVHGDSLIFRGTGDPTLLHGDVPSRRAYDLLKRWPGKLYYAETPAAEPKFGPGWSWDDYPYYFQPERSTFPIYGNVVRFKYRQPGQKAVTVQPRWFAKYVKPAPTAATSPDHVGRELEANRYTWYPSPRSWSDESPFRTSRELLLTLLADTLKRKVRPAPWRLRPHETPRTYYSVGIDSLLRRTVRVSDNLLAEQTMLLCSSQLGHDSLNVARVIAYARQQWLHDLPDSLAWVDGSGLSRQNLTTPRNQVAVLLKLHQLVPEARLFDLLAAGGRQGTLRRVYLDPAGPWLWGKTGTLTNAHNLCGFLRTRSGQLLAFSFLNNNHLAETGPVRNEMERVLTLVREQL
- a CDS encoding ParB/RepB/Spo0J family partition protein, whose translation is MSEKHEEKTAQTPLAKRRVGGLGRGLNALIEGSYEKKSERLVPHPVNSVGFIPTEQIEANPYQPRTHFDQEALQELAESIRVQGIIQPITVRQTGPAAYQLISGERRLQASRLAGLETIPAYIRKADDQQMLEMALIENIQRENLNAIEIALSYQRLVSECNLKQEELGDRVGKNRSTVTNYLRLLKLPPDIQIGLRDNVISMGHARALLSVEDAQHQLNLFNRIVAEELSVRRIEQLVRQGVPVAAKPNQPQPAEDALPVPPAEAKRAERFLSDRFGSRVQVKPTAQGRGEIRISFDSAEDMHRIISILQPA